A segment of the Corylus avellana chromosome ca2, CavTom2PMs-1.0 genome:
CGATCATTTTAGATGGTCCAACAAccgttatttttatttattttttaattctttgttttctgttttttggcCTTTTATAGCTTGGCTCAAGTTAAGATTGTCCAAAAACACGAGACACCCATGAAAACCCAGAAGGCCAGAAACTagaacaacacaaaataataaaaataaagtattggAGCTCCTTTGGACAAATACTTTGGGATTAGTTTCTTgcttcaagaaaaaaataaaaataaaatcaaactgCTAGTTTGCtatgaaaacaaatcaaacgtACAAGAAACTAAAACAgcattaaaaacataaacaaaaaagaaaggaaatttcaGTGATGTGTACCTTGGCATCAACGAAATCAGCCCAGAACCTGGCTTGAGCTCTCTGGTAAGGATCAGAGGGCAGCAACGGACACCTGTCCTTCCACACCTCGTCAATGTACTGAACGATGATGAGGGACTCACAGACCGGCTTGCCGTTGTGGATGAGAACCGGGATCTTCTTGTGAACCGGGTTCATCTTGAGAAGCAGCTCGCTCTTGTTCTTCAGGTCCTGCTCCTTGTACTCGTACTTGATCACCTTCTCAGCCAGCGCGATCCTCACCCTCATCCCAAACATGCTGGCCCAGGTATCCAGCACAACCACCTCGTCCGCCATTGCCAAAAACCAAAGAAACaccgaaaagagagagagagagagcaaccGGCAAGATGAAGATTGGTGGAGTCCTCGGAGTTGTAGCTGATCAGTGAGTATGCGAAAGGTGAGTGGGTAGGGTTGGGGATTATTTATCATGTATTAAATGTAAGGTTAGTAAAGTAAATTTTTGTACGTGTAGTTACTGTAGATAGCATTTTCCCGAAGGTGACCCCACTACTAATTATTCAATCTGTCAACATTTAGAGATTCCCCGAATTATCCTTTGTTAaaggagaggatcctattcccctTCACTTATGGTCTCCAATAAAGTCTTCTATCTTTGCCTTTTGCTTTCtaccaaaaaataattacaaaaattaatagataattttatttaaacacaaaaaaattaaatttattttcatatttacgTCGCAacaaaatagtttttaattaaaaaaatgtaatcaaGCGAGCTAGTCAATCATATAGCCGTcttaatagttttatttttacacttatttattacatatattttatatggttgatgtggcatattttaAGTGACCTAGAGCATGTTTGatattgtgtttgaaaaatagagtttttaagtaaaaaaaatttttttgggggcaaaaatttcattttttagcttttgtcaaaagtgcatttgggctattttaaagctttttagactcttaaaagcactttcaattttttttttattaaacgagtattttcttatttaaacgaacttttttgagtattaaatacACTTTTAAACCATTCAAACGCATACCTAAACAAGCtctttatcatttaaaaaagtaTTAGCTACTTGAAACACATCACACCAATGGGTATGAAATAATattcatagttttttttaatagagtaCTAAAAACAATGGTACACCTACAACAAGAAAACCAAACAGAAGAAATAACACAGTACtacaaaaagagaaatacaGGCTAATCAAGACAATAAAACgtgcttcaaattaatttccaaGGAGGGTCTTTGCCATAATATTGTGATGGTAAGTTGCAAGTGGAACGGATTGTAATGCCCAATGAGTAATGTTGTGAGCATGAATGTTTGTACTCATATCAATCTTGGTAGCTAACTATACTAATAGTATTGAGTAGACCAAGAGTATTAAAAATAATGTCAGGGGATTCTCCAATTAGAAACAATGGGAATTTTGTGGATGATGATGGGTGATAGAGAATATGATCTAGTGTTTTTACCAAATTCTAATTTGTTATTCTAGGCCGATGCATTATCTTCTTATTGAAAGATACAAAAGATCTTTAAaagtttctctttttcaaaCCATACACAACAGAGAAATGTTACACGCACTTGCATTCTTACACTTTCTAACGTAGCATTAAAAATAATCATTGGATTTTTGaacatattattattgaattttgaattcaattgtgatttttaatACAAGCAAACACTTCAATGCTCTGTAACTCTGGTCAGACCATTACTCCAGACCAAACCACTCCAAGACAAACTCATAAATCTTCTTCTGGTCAGGAAAAGTCTTGGCGACACTCTCCTTCTGCATGCACCTCTTTGTCCATGCAACAATCTTGGGGCACTCCGCCTCTATGCTGAATTTGCCAAATGCCTCGTAGACATAGAACTGACAGTAGAAAGTGATGAGAGAATGTTGACAAACCCAAATGTTTCACTCCCAAAGTAGGGCTTCTCACCAAGCTCTCTCTCCAATGTCTTAAATATTTCCCAGAAATCCTTCTTTGCTGCCTCctgctcttctccttttgtggCATATAACTTCGTACCAACGGCTGCACGGCATACACCAGTATTATCCCACGAACATACAACGGAGGGAAATATTGAGATGTTTTATTGTTCtatatattaatcaataaaaataaataaataaactaaaatatttgaGCTCCTACTAATTTGGGATTAGTTTATTTTggtataaaagaaataaaataaaattagaaggaaaaaaaagttaaaaaaagaaattgcagaGGCTTTTCTACCTTCTGGTCAACAAAATCAGCCCAGAACCTGGTGTGAGCTCTTTGGTATGGATCAGAGGGCAGCAACGGAGATTTGTCGTTCCAGACCTCGTCAATGTACTGAACGATGATGAAGGACTCACAGACCGGTTTACCGTTGTGGATGAGAACCGGGATCTTCTTGTGAACCGGGTTCATCTTGAGAAGCAGCTCGCTCTTGTTCCTCAAGTCGTCTTCCTTGTACTCGTATTCGATCCCCTTCTTAGCCAGAGCGATCCTGACCGGCTGACCCTCATCCCAAACACGCTGGCCCAGAAATCCAGCAGAACCACCTCGTCCGCCATTGTCTCAAAAATATTGAAGCAACttgggaagaaaagaaaagtgggaTGGAGCGGCCAAAAAGACGTGGGACAGTCCTCGAACTTCTACGTAGCTCAGTACATATCGAAGGCAGGAAAGTTTTGCAATGAAGGTGGGTTTGGTGACAATTGTGTCGTTTTCTATGCATTTTCTTTCCTAGGGATGGCTTTTGATATTTTGAGTCTTTGACCATCTTTCTACAAAACGTGAAGAGTATCCGCATCAAACTAGCCCTTTCTAGCTGAAGGTAATTGACCATCACCCATTTAGCCACAGAAAGTGGTTAAGTCATCCTTTTCTTATGTGTCGTGGTGTTTTGggtcatttatttaaaataaatggccCATAATCATATTAAAGTTAATGTTGCATTCTAAATATAGCACAGACAATCCTCGTTTGACTAATTGTTTTGCAGTTAAACTTGTATTAACTCAGTCTTTTCGAAATCAAAATTGGATAtacattttgttaaaaaacttGTTTCTTCGCCTTGTTAGACAATGGATAAAGGGCAAAAGAAaagttgagagagaaaagaaagatcatatatatatatatcattcctCATTAATAGTTAATGCAGGCACATTTCTATACTCTGTAATTCTGAgcagagtagcattactctagtCCAATCCTCTccaaggaaaactcataagtctTCTTTTGGTGGGGAAGAGTCTTGGCGACACTCTACTTCTTCATGCACCTCTTATCCCATGAAATGATCTTGGGGCACTCTGCCTCTATGCTGAATTCGCCAAATGTCTCAAGCACATAGAAGCTGTAGAAAGTGATGAGAGCAATGTCGACAAACCCAAATGTTTCACCCCCAAAGTAAGGCTTCTCACCAAGCTCTCTCTCCAATGTCTTAAACATTTCCAAGCATTCCTTCTTTGTTGCCTCcagctcttctccttttgtCTCCATTAACTTCCTTCCAACACCATACCCCTTTTCTTATTAAAGGGTACAAAAGACTTAtagaagtttcttttttttttaaaccaaacacaaaagagaaatgttatgcaTACCCTCACTATTACACTCCCTAATGTAGCATTGAAAATAaccattgaatttttgaatatatcactattgaattttggattcaatggtgatttttaatGTCCCGTCAAAAAATGTGCACTTAAAAGTGTGATGGTGagagtgtgtgtagcatttctcaaaacaaaatacaaaggaCACCCGGTAAAACGCATCAACAAGCAAAGCCTTATATCTTTCTTATTCCTATATATGGTAGAAAGGCTATATATAATCTTACATTTAGCAGACAATACTCTGTAACTCTGGCCAGACCATTACTCTAATCCAAACCACTTCATGTGAAACTCATAAATCTTCTTCTGGTCAGGAAGAGTGTTGGCAACACTCTCCTTTTGCAGGCACCTCTTAGCCCATGCAACAATCTTGGGGAACTCGGCCTCCATGCTCAATTTGCCAAATCTCTCGTATAGATAGAACCGGCTGTAGAAAGTGATGAGAGAAATGTCGACAAACCCAAATGTTTCACCCCCAAAGTAAGGCTTCTCACCAAGCTCTGTCTCCAATGTCTTAAATGTTTCCAAGAAATCCTTGTTTGCTGCCTCCTGctcttctctttttgtttcCCATAACTTCCTTCCAACAGCATATACCTGTATTTTGCACTCGTATTATACATTGTAATTACTATTACGACATAATCACCTCGCCATCAGTTCAGGAACGATGACAGCAagaattcaaaatcaaattgtATAGTTGAAGATACGAGTGATAAGATAAAGAGCATGTTAGTTTTTGTAGAGTTATCTTTGCAACAAATTCTCTGCACAGCAGATACTTTATAAATACATTTGAGTGAAATATTAAGAGAGTTTACACGGCTCCTTTTGGGAGAAGCCACGGGTGCTCCTATTGGTATGGATGTTTTCTCCCTTGAAGGGGATGCGCTATTGGTGGTTCTTGTAGTGAATCAGCCTTCTCTTTTTGCTTCTTGGCATTTTGCTTCTATAATTTCTGACATTAGTATTGATCTTTCCCTCTTTCAAAGctggaatgctttgaaagtgttTAGATATGTCAATTTTCGTGCACATGCGTTAGTTATATGGGCCACTACCCAGTTTaagttttcttattttctctttcatccAGATCAAGAGTGTGAAGGACCCCTCCTTGTAgtcattttctctcatttcaattaggataaaagaaagagagagtttagaccataaaattatttaatcgtttaattaaTACTCCTTTACTAGTAGATTATGAAAAAAGTGTTCATTTTTATCGAATCTTTGTTATAGTTTTGCACTATTCAAATTGAGTCTCTTCTACGATGATGTGTCGTGAAATCTCATTTTATAATCTTTAATTTACagtttttaatagaaatttagTACATCATGTAAGAACACCAAATACaatattgatgaaaatattatatttctaattcaaatcaatttcatGGATATTTCCATTAACTCTAAACAACCCTTACCACCCTCCACCCAACTCTGAGTTTCCAACACTAGAATCTCTAAAACCAACTATAACTATGGCTCTTGTGGTTTTATTGATGGTTTTGTCGATGATTATTTTGCCTATAAAGTATTTtgtcaaagaagaaaaatacccAATTTACACCTTCACatgattgaagttattctcgTTCAGATATCAGAATTGTTAAAATTTCTTAAGTAATTTCAcagtaaaattataataattattttcaataaatagTTCAGATTTTATTATCCCAAATACAACAACGTAAGAAACGATGAATTAAAGTTCTAATAACGGAGGCAAATATTGGGATATTTTATCACtctatatattaaattattaatcaatataaataaataaataaactaaaatatttgaGCTCCTACTAATTTGGGATTAGCTTATTTGgtttaaaagaattaaaataaaattagaaggcaaaaaaagttaaaaaagg
Coding sequences within it:
- the LOC132172115 gene encoding probable glutathione S-transferase produces the protein MGDEVVLLDFWPSVFGMRVRIALAEKGIEYEYKDDNLRNKSDLLLKMNPVHKKVPVLIHNGKPVCESLIIVQYIDEVWKDKSPLLPSDPHQRAHARFWADFVDQKVYAVGRKLWETKREEQEAANKDFLETFKTLETELGEKPYFGGETFGFVDISLITFYSRFYLYERFGKLSMEAEFPKIVAWAKRCLQKESVANTLPDQKKIYEFHMKWFGLE